In Mycobacterium sp. MS1601, the following are encoded in one genomic region:
- a CDS encoding DUF1877 family protein, which translates to MGPVTSLVRATRDQLDHLTAHPDNINEFLLHDERRAPPSGYLDKSVDIIQTALDASAVNVTSSPATFPGEPIATERGRTVFAIYPDKIRTIADAVAGLSGRKSAPDSTKASETT; encoded by the coding sequence ATGGGACCCGTCACCAGCCTCGTCCGCGCAACCCGCGACCAACTCGACCACCTCACCGCCCACCCCGACAACATCAACGAGTTCCTCCTACATGACGAGCGACGCGCACCGCCCTCCGGATACCTGGACAAGTCCGTCGACATCATCCAGACAGCACTGGACGCCTCAGCAGTGAACGTCACATCGTCACCCGCAACATTCCCCGGTGAGCCAATAGCCACTGAACGCGGAAGAACCGTTTTCGCGATCTACCCCGACAAGATCCGGACCATCGCCGATGCTGTCGCAGGCCTCTCCGGGAGGAAATCGGCTCCAGACTCCACAAAAGCCAGCGAGACTACGTAA
- a CDS encoding WhiB family transcriptional regulator, protein MPSNPDGATAASAALGYLLNTITTRLFVSDEPTPCQQYIPRTEGPDTWFAGGGDLTRIHAIAQCRTCPFIGRCGYNAILTGATDGVWGGVLLPGNNPRRAALEHAYHRLLSQFETRRHIELGRAPVPALPAAPGRKRARRTARPSAISPTKTAG, encoded by the coding sequence ATGCCCTCAAACCCGGATGGCGCAACAGCCGCCTCAGCCGCGCTGGGATACCTTCTCAACACCATCACCACCCGACTCTTCGTGTCTGACGAGCCCACACCCTGTCAGCAGTACATTCCCCGCACCGAAGGCCCCGACACCTGGTTCGCCGGCGGCGGCGACCTCACCCGCATCCACGCCATCGCACAATGTCGCACCTGCCCCTTCATCGGCCGCTGCGGCTACAACGCCATACTTACCGGAGCTACAGACGGCGTGTGGGGCGGAGTCTTACTGCCAGGCAACAACCCCCGCCGCGCTGCCCTCGAACACGCCTATCACCGCCTTCTTTCCCAGTTCGAGACCCGACGACACATCGAACTCGGCCGCGCCCCAGTTCCAGCGCTACCCGCTGCGCCAGGCCGGAAACGAGCGCGACGGACGGCGCGCCCGAGCGCCATCAGTCCAACAAAGACCGCAGGGTGA
- a CDS encoding MmcQ/YjbR family DNA-binding protein, with the protein MNGRRLLTVTARTAEQLPSATLTQPIGPDYDVFKVAGKVFVMTTRVRGVDIATLKCEPPRALALSRDYPEITPGYHMNKRHWISIAPGPDIDEHLVEDLVVGAYELVVDGLPRSRRPV; encoded by the coding sequence ATGAACGGACGCCGATTGCTGACCGTGACAGCGCGCACAGCCGAACAACTACCGTCCGCCACCCTAACGCAGCCGATCGGCCCCGATTACGACGTCTTCAAGGTCGCTGGGAAGGTGTTCGTGATGACCACCCGAGTCCGTGGCGTCGACATCGCCACGCTGAAGTGCGAGCCACCCAGGGCGCTAGCCCTGAGCCGCGATTACCCGGAGATCACTCCCGGCTACCACATGAACAAGCGGCACTGGATCTCGATCGCGCCAGGACCGGACATCGACGAACACTTGGTCGAAGATCTCGTCGTCGGTGCCTACGAGCTGGTGGTGGACGGCCTACCTCGCAGCAGACGCCCGGTCTGA
- a CDS encoding enoyl-CoA hydratase has product MTFETILVERDERVATITLNRPKALNALNSQVMAEVTTAAAELDNDPGIGAIIVTGSEKAFAAGADIKEMADKSFGEMFGSDFFADWAKFAAVRTPTIAAVAGYALGGGCELAMMCDILIAADTAKFGQPEIKLGVLPGMGGSQRLTRAIGKAKAMDLILTGRTIGAEEADRAGLVSRMVPAADLLTEAKSVATTISQMSLPAAQLAKEAVNRSFEVTLAEGILLERRLFHSAFATEDQTEGMNAFAEKRAANFTHR; this is encoded by the coding sequence ATGACCTTCGAGACCATCCTCGTTGAGCGTGACGAGCGCGTCGCCACCATCACGCTGAACCGGCCCAAGGCGCTCAACGCCCTCAACAGTCAGGTGATGGCCGAAGTCACCACCGCGGCAGCCGAACTCGACAACGATCCGGGAATCGGCGCCATCATCGTCACCGGCAGCGAGAAAGCCTTCGCCGCGGGCGCGGACATCAAGGAGATGGCCGACAAGTCCTTCGGTGAGATGTTCGGCTCGGACTTCTTCGCCGACTGGGCGAAATTCGCCGCGGTGCGCACCCCCACCATCGCCGCGGTCGCCGGCTACGCACTGGGCGGCGGGTGTGAACTGGCGATGATGTGCGACATCCTGATCGCCGCCGACACCGCCAAGTTCGGCCAGCCGGAGATCAAACTCGGTGTGCTGCCCGGGATGGGTGGCAGCCAGCGCCTCACGCGCGCGATCGGCAAGGCCAAGGCGATGGACCTGATCTTGACCGGACGCACCATTGGCGCCGAGGAAGCCGACCGCGCCGGCCTGGTTTCCCGGATGGTGCCCGCGGCCGATCTGCTGACCGAGGCCAAGTCGGTGGCCACCACCATCTCGCAGATGTCGCTGCCTGCGGCCCAATTGGCCAAAGAGGCCGTCAACCGCTCCTTCGAGGTCACGCTGGCCGAAGGCATCCTCCTCGAGCGCCGACTGTTCCACAGCGCATTCGCCACCGAGGACCAGACCGAGGGCATGAACGCGTTCGCGGAGAAGCGCGCCGCGAACTTTACCCACCGCTAG
- a CDS encoding PucR family transcriptional regulator: MLPTVREVLAMPLLTASDPEVIAGSAGLDREVRWVHPAEVADIAHLLRGGEIVIITGIVLSEDVDAMRTYVLSLADAGVVALFVELGRRWAQVPHALTQACQSSDLVLVALHKVVRFAAVVEEVAARVFESQMEDLRASEHIHETFTRLDVDAAGPEEILAAVTQIAGMPIVLESAHHQVIGYNSAGRDAKDILADWPRRSRGVGLAGRTGYDRPSGWLTTVVGSRGDDWGRLVMITDSVPSRRDHVLVERAAAALSLHQMRSRARDSVERNTHTGLIAELRAVRITPELIVRCEAANFPVRDRSFFAVAVHQKLGSDVGKSWSLTDLASTLAKSARTMQMAMLVGVETDHVIGVISIPQTLSVNSVLATLAREVRQSLHVTISRGEVVHRLEDTFRTLIDAKNILAASDPDDPRPWITLADVHLRGLIHLLRDDERLRLFARRELGPLIAYDAARGTNLLRLLTGFLETPGSKAAAAKSLLLSRPVLYERLAKIESILDVDLEDPHIRTSLHVAVMVTSLFGNAELD, encoded by the coding sequence GTGCTGCCGACTGTTCGGGAAGTACTGGCAATGCCGCTTCTGACAGCCTCTGACCCCGAGGTCATCGCAGGCTCCGCGGGACTGGACCGTGAGGTCCGCTGGGTGCATCCGGCGGAAGTGGCCGACATCGCACACTTGTTGCGTGGCGGAGAGATCGTCATCATCACCGGGATCGTGCTGTCCGAGGATGTCGATGCGATGCGCACCTACGTCCTATCCCTGGCGGACGCCGGCGTAGTGGCACTTTTTGTCGAACTCGGCCGACGTTGGGCGCAGGTTCCGCATGCACTGACGCAAGCATGCCAGTCTTCGGATTTGGTTCTGGTCGCGCTGCACAAGGTCGTGCGGTTCGCTGCAGTCGTGGAAGAGGTGGCCGCCCGCGTTTTCGAGTCGCAGATGGAGGATTTGAGGGCCAGCGAACACATTCACGAGACATTCACCCGCCTGGACGTCGATGCGGCAGGCCCAGAGGAAATCTTGGCCGCAGTCACGCAAATCGCCGGGATGCCAATTGTTCTGGAATCGGCGCACCATCAAGTGATCGGGTACAACTCAGCTGGACGCGACGCAAAAGACATTCTCGCTGACTGGCCTCGCCGCTCTCGCGGAGTCGGATTGGCCGGGCGTACGGGCTACGACCGACCGTCTGGGTGGCTGACCACTGTGGTCGGTTCCCGCGGCGATGATTGGGGTCGCCTTGTGATGATCACCGACAGCGTGCCAAGCCGACGCGATCACGTGCTCGTCGAGCGTGCCGCGGCGGCGCTCTCGTTGCATCAGATGAGGTCGAGAGCTCGTGATAGCGTCGAGAGGAACACTCACACAGGCTTGATCGCGGAACTGCGGGCGGTGCGGATCACGCCAGAACTTATAGTTCGGTGTGAGGCTGCCAATTTCCCGGTGCGGGACCGAAGCTTTTTTGCTGTCGCAGTTCATCAGAAACTCGGCAGCGATGTCGGTAAGAGCTGGTCCCTGACCGATCTCGCCTCGACGTTGGCGAAGTCGGCGAGAACAATGCAGATGGCAATGCTGGTGGGTGTCGAGACTGACCATGTGATCGGTGTGATCAGCATTCCACAGACACTTTCTGTTAACTCTGTCTTGGCCACTCTGGCGCGTGAGGTCAGACAGTCACTGCATGTCACGATTTCGCGGGGAGAAGTGGTGCACCGTCTCGAGGACACCTTCCGCACCCTGATCGACGCCAAGAACATCCTGGCCGCCAGTGATCCTGATGACCCGCGGCCTTGGATAACGCTCGCCGATGTGCACTTACGGGGCTTGATCCACCTGTTGCGGGATGACGAACGCCTACGCCTTTTTGCTCGCCGGGAACTTGGCCCGCTGATTGCCTACGACGCTGCGAGAGGCACCAATCTGCTCAGGCTGCTCACGGGCTTTCTCGAGACACCTGGAAGCAAAGCCGCTGCCGCGAAGTCGCTTCTTCTGTCTCGCCCGGTGCTATATGAGCGGCTCGCCAAGATCGAGAGCATTCTCGATGTGGATCTTGAAGATCCCCACATCAGAACTTCTCTGCACGTCGCTGTGATGGTGACGTCGCTGTTCGGCAACGCAGAGTTGGACTAG
- a CDS encoding enoyl-CoA hydratase, giving the protein MPSLTGSEPHAEDLLIESNGPVLTVTFNRPTHHNAMTPLMYDGLLRACDRADEDDVRVLLLRSAGGRSFVSGTDISTFSGFTDSAGPVAFERRVSGVIRRLINVDVPVVAAIDGYCLGAGLAIAMTSDIRIASPAAQFGVPIARTLGNTLSAEVLDLALRHFGRSRTTDMILNARHFSADEMRSCGFVSEVHEDVSHAAAAVVQRILRHAPLTMWATKELIRRLQSTAESIDDEDVLSRVYGSADFSNGVRGFLTKKDHTWAGH; this is encoded by the coding sequence ATGCCCAGCCTGACAGGTAGCGAACCGCACGCCGAGGACCTGCTCATCGAAAGCAACGGCCCGGTCCTCACCGTCACTTTCAATCGTCCTACCCACCACAACGCCATGACCCCGCTCATGTACGACGGCCTGCTGCGTGCGTGCGACCGCGCTGACGAAGATGACGTCCGAGTCTTGTTGTTACGCAGCGCTGGTGGCAGATCATTCGTATCAGGTACGGACATTTCGACATTCAGCGGATTCACCGACTCGGCCGGACCGGTAGCTTTTGAGCGACGAGTGTCAGGCGTCATCCGACGGCTCATCAATGTCGATGTACCGGTGGTGGCAGCCATTGACGGCTATTGCCTCGGAGCCGGTTTGGCGATCGCGATGACGAGCGATATCCGAATCGCCAGCCCGGCCGCACAGTTCGGTGTCCCTATTGCCCGAACTCTCGGCAACACGTTGTCGGCGGAAGTGCTGGACCTTGCACTTCGACATTTTGGACGCAGCCGCACAACTGACATGATCTTGAATGCGCGTCATTTCAGCGCAGACGAGATGAGATCATGTGGATTCGTCTCAGAAGTGCACGAGGATGTCTCCCACGCCGCAGCTGCCGTAGTGCAGCGCATACTCCGTCACGCTCCCCTCACCATGTGGGCCACAAAGGAACTCATTCGCCGATTGCAGTCGACCGCAGAGTCGATCGACGACGAAGACGTCCTCTCGCGCGTTTACGGATCCGCCGATTTCTCCAACGGCGTACGCGGCTTTCTCACGAAGAAGGACCACACCTGGGCCGGGCACTAG
- a CDS encoding mycofactocin-coupled SDR family oxidoreductase: protein MAGRVEGKVAFITGAARGQGRAHAERLAEEGANIIAVDICQDVPTIGYPMATSEELAETAKLVEKQGQKAVTIEADVRDLEALKQAVATGVSQLGRLDTVVCNAGILGLVDGWNIPPEAWKDTIDVCLTGVYHTCLATIPQLLEQGEGGSIMMTGSLAASKGLRNLGHYDAAKHGVVGLMRAMANELAEHMIRVNVINPHAVDTMMVHNLDTYKGFAPHIETPTREDASVAFRTLNAMPVDFIAPREISQAVLWLASDESRFVTGQTLGVDVGAVIK, encoded by the coding sequence ATGGCAGGAAGAGTCGAAGGCAAGGTTGCTTTCATCACCGGTGCGGCGCGCGGACAGGGCCGAGCGCACGCCGAGCGCCTCGCTGAAGAAGGCGCAAACATCATAGCTGTCGACATCTGCCAGGATGTGCCCACCATCGGCTACCCGATGGCGACGTCCGAAGAACTGGCCGAGACCGCGAAACTGGTTGAGAAGCAGGGCCAAAAGGCGGTCACCATCGAGGCGGATGTGCGTGATCTGGAGGCGCTCAAGCAGGCGGTGGCGACGGGTGTTTCCCAGCTTGGCCGGCTTGACACTGTTGTCTGCAACGCGGGAATTCTCGGGCTCGTCGACGGGTGGAACATTCCGCCCGAGGCTTGGAAGGACACCATCGACGTCTGCTTGACGGGTGTCTATCACACCTGTCTGGCCACGATTCCGCAGCTGCTCGAGCAGGGTGAAGGCGGGTCTATCATGATGACGGGCTCGTTGGCGGCCAGCAAGGGCCTGCGCAATCTCGGCCACTACGACGCGGCAAAACACGGCGTGGTCGGACTGATGCGCGCGATGGCAAATGAGCTCGCAGAGCACATGATCCGTGTCAACGTCATCAACCCGCACGCGGTTGACACCATGATGGTCCACAACCTCGACACATACAAGGGGTTTGCGCCCCACATCGAGACCCCAACCCGCGAAGACGCCTCGGTGGCATTCAGAACTCTGAATGCCATGCCGGTCGACTTCATCGCCCCTCGGGAGATCTCACAGGCGGTTCTGTGGCTCGCGTCGGATGAGTCTCGATTTGTCACAGGTCAGACACTGGGGGTTGACGTCGGCGCCGTCATCAAGTGA
- a CDS encoding substrate-binding domain-containing protein — MSTDWDSPFYPHLVAPMQSEFNAVGYSTVLFTEKVDDTLLLRRLVDKQIGGVIITSSSLESTIPRELTRQGFPVVLVHRSLDEVEADSCTMDNYYGGRLAATALLEAGHRHVGLICGPKNTNTGRDREAGFLAAFSGCGVPIANEAIRHGSYSYDTGYEEAGRLLKNLPETTAIFCGNDVIALGAHSRATAMGLQVPDDLSLIGFDDSPVASWGGFDLTTINCDVAVMAERGVAMLLERIADPKRPHQRVIVQPRLVNRRTVAPPRPIDRALIT, encoded by the coding sequence GTGTCCACCGATTGGGATAGTCCTTTTTATCCGCATTTGGTGGCACCGATGCAAAGCGAATTTAACGCAGTGGGCTACAGCACCGTTTTGTTCACTGAGAAAGTGGATGACACTCTGCTGTTACGCCGTTTGGTGGACAAACAGATCGGCGGCGTGATCATCACCAGTAGCTCCCTGGAGTCGACCATTCCGCGCGAACTGACCCGGCAGGGGTTTCCCGTGGTCCTGGTGCATCGGTCGCTGGACGAAGTCGAAGCAGACTCCTGCACCATGGACAACTACTACGGCGGAAGATTGGCCGCGACCGCACTGCTCGAAGCCGGTCACCGACATGTCGGCCTAATCTGCGGTCCGAAGAACACCAATACGGGACGTGATCGGGAAGCAGGTTTCTTGGCGGCGTTTTCCGGCTGTGGGGTTCCGATTGCGAACGAAGCAATACGACATGGCTCGTACAGTTATGACACTGGATACGAAGAAGCCGGACGTCTCCTGAAGAATTTGCCGGAGACCACTGCCATCTTCTGTGGCAATGACGTCATCGCACTCGGAGCTCACAGTCGAGCCACCGCCATGGGGCTGCAGGTCCCCGACGACCTGAGTCTCATCGGGTTCGACGACTCTCCTGTCGCGAGTTGGGGAGGATTCGACCTGACCACCATCAACTGCGATGTCGCGGTGATGGCAGAGCGTGGTGTAGCCATGTTGTTGGAACGGATTGCCGACCCCAAGCGGCCGCACCAGCGCGTCATCGTCCAGCCTCGGCTGGTCAATCGGCGGACGGTGGCGCCCCCGCGGCCCATCGACCGCGCCCTGATCACGTGA
- a CDS encoding ABC transporter permease: protein MSNNTQQAERTHQPSSQNPPRPDAMGFLREHWNTAAPFGALIVLVVVFTLMNSTFLTKNNGLNILSQSSVLLVLAIAATFPILMGSIDLSIGAIVTLSASVCATLAQQYGAWVFLLCPFIGLICGLANGLLVSYAKLPSFLVTLGTSFTFVGIAKFVTDGRPVPVAVSDLSQWFTGSIFGIPKVSLWAVVALVLTTLIASRTRLGRYMYAIGGNELTSRLSGVPVDRTKVYAFLLTGFLAGAAGLLQVFRVRSSTPDLGDAFLLLAIAAVVMGGTPLSGGVGGPLRTVTGVLIITTLSNGMVIGAVHPFLQTVVQGLVVVIAVAVTLDRKKLDLVK from the coding sequence ATGTCAAACAACACGCAGCAAGCTGAACGCACCCACCAACCGTCGTCGCAGAACCCTCCACGCCCTGATGCCATGGGATTTCTGCGTGAGCACTGGAACACGGCAGCACCGTTCGGCGCTCTGATCGTTCTTGTCGTCGTGTTCACGTTGATGAACTCGACCTTCCTCACCAAGAACAACGGCCTCAACATCCTGAGCCAGTCCTCGGTGCTCCTGGTGCTGGCGATCGCGGCGACCTTCCCGATCTTGATGGGAAGCATCGACCTGTCCATCGGGGCCATCGTCACACTCAGCGCCTCTGTTTGCGCCACCCTCGCGCAGCAGTACGGAGCCTGGGTTTTTCTGCTCTGCCCCTTCATCGGGTTGATCTGCGGCCTGGCCAACGGTCTCCTGGTCTCTTATGCAAAGCTCCCGTCGTTCCTGGTCACATTGGGCACGTCGTTCACCTTCGTCGGCATTGCCAAGTTCGTCACCGATGGACGCCCGGTGCCGGTTGCGGTCAGCGACCTGAGCCAGTGGTTCACCGGCAGCATCTTCGGAATCCCCAAGGTGTCGCTGTGGGCGGTGGTCGCCCTGGTGTTGACCACCTTGATCGCGAGTCGCACTCGGCTTGGCCGCTACATGTACGCCATCGGCGGCAACGAGTTGACCAGTCGCCTGTCGGGCGTGCCCGTCGACCGAACGAAGGTCTACGCGTTCCTCTTGACCGGTTTCCTGGCCGGCGCCGCTGGGCTACTCCAAGTGTTCCGAGTTCGCTCGTCTACTCCAGACCTCGGCGATGCGTTCCTGCTGCTCGCCATTGCCGCCGTTGTTATGGGAGGTACACCGTTGTCAGGCGGGGTGGGCGGTCCACTGCGCACCGTCACGGGCGTCCTGATCATCACCACACTGTCCAACGGCATGGTCATCGGAGCTGTTCACCCATTCCTACAGACAGTCGTTCAGGGTCTGGTCGTGGTGATCGCGGTGGCGGTGACGCTCGACCGCAAAAAACTGGATCTGGTCAAGTAG
- a CDS encoding sugar ABC transporter ATP-binding protein translates to MTITENISPATTPRLSLEHVGKSFGPVTVLRDISFTVARGEFVGLIGENGAGKSTLLNILSGVTTADHGSVLLDGEAYSPSNYHEATKQGVFRIFQELALAPNLTVYENLYLSHERHLRKAGLLDKKRMLRMARELLDRFDHGWIDARKLAGDYPFAVRQVLEVLKAFALAELLQQPHPVLLLDEPTAGLAQEEIDFLEQILHRVRSDASIVFVSHRLSELISWSERILVMKDGVLVADRAADATNEDELHFLMVGRERDRDFYHEDRQRIIVDAVGTDDDSPLLQLTGASVTGSFNKVDLSIRKGEIIGLGGVLGSGKTEVGRAVAGDLLLDEGSVAFKGSDIGRLNLRQRQQRSIGYIPPERKREGIIDNFSVSKNISFSRITTGGGGSLLDLARETKDAHRFVRQLSIKTDSINQQITRLSGGNQQKCILARWLARPLDLLILDNPTRGVDAGAKEDIYAIIRELAANDVAILLISDDLLELIGMSNEIVIMKDGEITRRQAAPVSSKPTEFDLVSAMV, encoded by the coding sequence ATGACGATCACCGAGAACATCTCCCCCGCAACAACTCCGCGGCTGAGTCTCGAACACGTAGGCAAGTCATTCGGCCCGGTGACTGTCCTACGTGACATCTCGTTCACCGTCGCCCGCGGGGAGTTCGTCGGGTTGATCGGTGAGAACGGCGCAGGTAAGTCCACCTTGCTGAACATCCTCAGCGGTGTCACGACCGCTGACCACGGGTCGGTGTTGCTCGACGGCGAGGCATATTCGCCGTCGAACTACCACGAAGCCACGAAGCAGGGCGTGTTTCGGATCTTCCAGGAACTGGCCTTGGCTCCGAACCTGACGGTGTATGAGAACCTCTACCTCTCGCACGAACGTCACCTACGCAAGGCAGGCCTTCTCGACAAGAAGCGGATGCTGCGGATGGCGCGTGAGCTGCTGGACCGGTTCGACCACGGGTGGATCGACGCACGGAAACTGGCGGGCGACTATCCATTCGCGGTTCGCCAGGTGCTCGAGGTCCTCAAGGCGTTCGCCCTGGCCGAGCTCCTTCAACAGCCTCACCCGGTGCTCCTGCTCGATGAGCCCACGGCGGGATTGGCCCAAGAGGAGATCGACTTTCTGGAACAGATCCTGCACCGGGTGCGGAGCGACGCGTCGATCGTGTTCGTCAGTCACCGTCTTTCCGAACTCATCAGCTGGAGCGAGCGGATTCTGGTGATGAAAGACGGTGTGCTGGTAGCTGATCGGGCGGCAGACGCCACGAACGAGGACGAGTTGCACTTCCTGATGGTGGGACGCGAGCGAGACCGCGATTTCTACCACGAGGATCGGCAGCGAATCATCGTCGATGCCGTCGGCACCGACGACGACTCGCCGCTTCTGCAGCTGACGGGCGCCAGCGTCACGGGGTCCTTCAACAAGGTCGATCTGTCGATTCGCAAGGGCGAGATCATCGGTCTGGGAGGCGTTCTCGGTTCCGGGAAGACCGAGGTCGGCCGAGCCGTCGCCGGTGATCTCCTCCTCGACGAAGGTTCGGTGGCGTTCAAGGGCAGCGACATCGGACGGCTGAATCTTCGTCAACGCCAACAGCGCAGCATCGGATACATCCCCCCGGAACGCAAGCGTGAAGGGATCATCGACAACTTCTCGGTGTCGAAGAACATCTCGTTCTCCCGTATCACAACCGGCGGCGGCGGCTCGCTTCTGGACCTCGCCAGGGAGACCAAGGACGCCCACCGCTTCGTGCGTCAGCTGAGCATCAAGACCGACAGCATCAACCAGCAGATCACCCGACTCTCGGGCGGAAACCAGCAAAAGTGCATTCTCGCCAGATGGCTGGCCAGGCCGCTCGACCTGCTGATTCTTGACAACCCGACCCGAGGTGTGGACGCAGGCGCCAAGGAGGACATCTACGCCATCATCCGCGAGCTTGCCGCCAACGATGTCGCGATTCTTCTCATCAGCGACGACCTTCTGGAGTTAATCGGCATGTCCAACGAGATCGTGATCATGAAGGACGGCGAGATCACTCGCCGTCAGGCCGCACCCGTGTCATCGAAACCGACTGAGTTCGACCTTGTTTCGGCGATGGTCTGA
- a CDS encoding sugar ABC transporter substrate-binding protein: MPAVEITDPNDPRFERRTVLDSFYTLDNDYFQGWDRASREMCAVYNLERDRQVDNSSVDALRGIFEAAVTRQIAGVVNAPAVAASTPEVIGITQQAGIPTSTAWSNAPWSTPLDIGDYFVSYQAGNDEALARAVCEILFKEMGGKGKFIHIEGQRGNSASDRRNVGVDEALAAYPNVQMVAREEGGFSRSVTQPVIESLLTAHPDVAGIMCSNDDSAIAVVNALESRNMQVPVVGIDVINEFLDAMQRGGTALASAAPHGSWLGAYCMVKVFDAMNGFQLTVPERMMYFGGFVVDTPEAAAAYQDLMYKAERFPFDYEKWSRVLHPDDWDPQNSLRPIDPNAYWANYPKPAGYQLPPDYATATDSGEFQRIEEMYKTAFKIDPWKDIRKLCKNNGGADVL, from the coding sequence GTGCCGGCGGTCGAGATCACCGATCCGAACGACCCGCGGTTCGAGCGGCGAACTGTTCTGGATAGCTTCTACACCCTGGACAACGACTACTTCCAGGGGTGGGATCGGGCGTCCCGCGAGATGTGCGCGGTCTACAACCTCGAGAGGGATCGCCAGGTCGACAACTCATCCGTTGATGCTCTGCGTGGCATCTTCGAGGCAGCGGTGACCCGTCAGATTGCCGGTGTGGTGAACGCACCCGCCGTTGCCGCTTCGACGCCGGAGGTCATCGGCATCACCCAGCAGGCCGGGATTCCCACATCCACGGCGTGGTCGAACGCACCGTGGAGCACCCCGTTGGACATCGGTGACTATTTCGTGTCGTACCAGGCCGGAAACGACGAGGCTCTGGCCCGCGCCGTATGCGAAATCTTGTTCAAAGAGATGGGCGGTAAGGGCAAATTCATCCACATCGAGGGACAGCGCGGAAACAGCGCTTCTGACCGCCGGAATGTCGGTGTCGACGAGGCACTGGCCGCCTATCCGAATGTTCAGATGGTCGCCCGGGAAGAGGGCGGTTTCAGTCGTTCGGTGACACAGCCGGTGATCGAAAGCCTACTGACGGCACACCCCGATGTCGCTGGCATCATGTGCTCGAACGACGACTCTGCGATTGCTGTTGTCAATGCACTGGAGTCGCGGAACATGCAGGTTCCCGTCGTGGGAATCGACGTCATCAACGAGTTCCTGGACGCCATGCAGCGCGGTGGGACGGCATTGGCTTCTGCTGCGCCGCACGGCAGTTGGCTCGGCGCCTACTGCATGGTCAAGGTCTTCGACGCGATGAACGGCTTCCAGCTGACGGTGCCGGAGCGGATGATGTACTTCGGCGGGTTCGTGGTCGACACGCCCGAAGCCGCCGCAGCGTACCAGGACCTGATGTACAAAGCCGAACGGTTCCCGTTCGATTACGAGAAGTGGTCCCGTGTGCTGCATCCCGACGACTGGGACCCCCAGAATTCGTTGCGGCCCATCGACCCCAACGCGTACTGGGCCAACTACCCGAAGCCGGCCGGCTACCAATTGCCACCGGACTACGCCACTGCGACGGACTCCGGTGAGTTCCAGCGGATCGAAGAGATGTACAAGACCGCGTTCAAGATCGATCCGTGGAAGGACATCCGCAAGCTCTGCAAGAACAACGGAGGTGCTGACGTCCTATGA